Proteins co-encoded in one Haloarcula sp. DT43 genomic window:
- a CDS encoding Era-like GTP-binding protein, with protein MGLLTNLKDSISRAASTLFSEEDPKRIGIYGPPNAGKTTLANRIARDWTGDAVGPESHVPHETRRARRKENVEIERDGKKVTIDIVDTPGVTTKVDYTEFLEHDMEKDDAVRRSREATEGVAEAMHWLREDVDGVIYVLDSATDPFTQVNTMLIGIIESQDLPVLILANKIDLEESSVQRIRNAYPQHETIPLSALEGDNMDEVYDKIAEYFG; from the coding sequence ATGGGATTGTTAACAAACCTCAAAGATAGCATCTCACGTGCGGCATCGACGCTGTTCTCCGAAGAGGACCCGAAACGCATCGGGATTTACGGCCCGCCGAACGCCGGCAAGACGACGCTGGCGAACCGCATCGCCCGCGACTGGACCGGCGACGCCGTCGGGCCGGAGAGTCACGTCCCCCACGAGACTCGCCGGGCCCGCCGCAAGGAGAACGTCGAAATCGAACGCGACGGGAAGAAAGTGACAATCGACATCGTCGACACGCCGGGCGTGACGACGAAAGTCGACTACACCGAGTTCCTGGAACACGACATGGAGAAAGACGACGCCGTCCGCCGCTCGCGGGAAGCGACGGAAGGCGTCGCCGAGGCGATGCACTGGCTCCGGGAGGACGTCGACGGCGTCATCTACGTCCTCGATTCCGCGACGGACCCGTTCACGCAGGTCAACACCATGCTCATCGGCATCATCGAGAGCCAGGACCTGCCGGTGCTGATTCTCGCGAACAAGATAGACCTAGAGGAGTCGTCGGTCCAGCGCATCCGAAACGCCTACCCTCAACACGAGACCATTCCGCTGTCCGCGCTCGAAGGGGACAACATGGACGAGGTCTACGACAAAATCGCGGAGTACTTCGGGTGA